GGGCAAAGCACCGGCTGACTTCACACAGTAAGTACTTGTAAGGGAAGCGCTTTAAGGGAAGCGTTCCATTAGTAATACAATTCGGTACAAGAAAGGCACTCTGTAAAAAAGGTTCTGTAAAACTCAGCCCTGCATCCGAGACTGGACTGCCACTTCTTCCAAGCCAGCTCGGAATCTTGAGTAGGAATCTTTAACTAGGCCCCGTGTGCCCAGCCCTTCCGAGAGCGTTGGGATTAAATCTGCCTGGGCGCTACCGGCTGCAGGGATTAGTGCACCCACACCTGTGAGCTCTAAGGGGTTCAGACCGCCGCGCAGGCGTGCAGTCGCGGACCAGGAGAGACCATTGGGCGTCTGTACATCCTGGCAGCCCTGGCAGCAAGGCCTGAAGGATGTAAAACCACAGCGCTGCggggagacagacaaacagagacagagaccgggAGAAATACTAACAAAGCGAGACCGAGCGGGGCCCAAGCGGTGGCGGCACAAGGAGGCTGCAGTTCTCCGGGAGCATCCCCCACCCAGGCCCAGAGCCCTTCATCTCGCCCACTGCTTCGCTGGGGGCGCCTGCCTCTCCCGCGAGCTGGCTCCCGGCCCggctccgcccccgccccagtGCTCTCCGGCAGCTTAACCCTCGCCTGCCCGCCTCCTGCCGCAGCCGCCCAGCCCCTCCAGCCGCTGCGGGCGGgctctggccctcctcctcccccacttggcgGGGACGCGCGGCGCCGGGAGCTGACCGTGGTGCTGAGCTCCGTGCGCGGCTCGGGAGCGGCTCCCGGCCCTGCCCAGGACCCTTACTGCGACACTCCCGGCCGGCCACCAGCGGTAAGTCGCCAACGGCCCTCCGATGTAGACTTGGAGGAAAGATTTGGGGGGAATTTTTGTGCGTTATTTTGCGCAGTGGACGGGCTGAGTGGAGGAACCAGGGTCTGCACCCTCTCAACCCTGCGGTGTCCTGCGTGGCTGATGAGGAATCTGGGGTCTGAGGGAGACGATCCTTTTAGGTCTGGCTACGGGAGGGAGAGACCCCTTGCGCGCGGATGCAGGGGCTGGGAAAGAATAGATTAGATTCAAGACCGATTTTCTTTCAGTTGAGCAGCCCAGGAACACCTAGAGACTCCCTTTAGAGGAGGTGGGCCAGAACCTTCTCTCCCTAAAGGGCCCTTTGTCTCCCTGACGTGGGGGTTGGGTGAATTGGTGATGTTTTCACTGCGGATTCTATTTCTGCTTCATTCCCCAACCCACACCCACCCCATAACACGACGCTTTCTCTCCCCACAATAGCCTTCACTCCATCCATCCTGAAGGTTTTGGCTTAGACAGGTACCTTCTACAGAGATAAACTATGGCCCCATTTATAGCCTCTCACCCTGGCCCCAATGTCCTGGATGTCCCTGGGCAAGGCTCCCCTCTGAGGCTTTTGCTTTCTAATCACTATTCACCTCTTTGTATGTCTAGGCTTCTGGTTTTACTGGATGTTGGGGGCGGAGCCGGAGAAGGCATGGCAATGCCAAAACTATTAGTCAAAATGTTTGTATCTCCAACCACTTCTCTTACATATGTGTACCTGAGcgatttttattttcatccatgAAACACTCAGTCactttcatgttaaaaaaaagaaagaagagcacAGAATTAccttcccaaaggaaaaaaaaaattgtaggcaGTTGAGCTAAAGTTATTTATCATGTAGAAAAGCAGCCATTAGAATTACTTCATTTGCTCAGTTTGTAATAAATCCATATGCAAGTACATACTTTGTGTAAGGTTCTGAGAGGAAAGGTTTACATACATGAGCAGTCTCTGTCACTACTTTCAGCTAGACCCTGCTCTGGCTCctaatctgtctttttttaatttttatttttttaatgtttatttgttactgagagacagaaagagacagagcatgagcatgggaggggcagagagaggaggcacagaatccgaagcaggctctaggctctgagctgtcagcacagagcccaaaacagggctcgggcccacaaactgagaaatcatgacctgagccaaagttggatgcctaaccaactgagccacccaggcagccctaaaaACTGAATATTAGCCATGTTACTCACCCTTGATGGCTGGATCTCATGGTGCATAGGATAAAAGCATGGTGCATATGCTCTCCATGGTGCATAGGATAAAAGCCAAGACCCtccctgtgacctcaggcagagTACAGTCTGCCCTGCCCATTTCCCAGCTTCATCCGGCTGCTCTGGACACTTGGGCCTGCTTTCAGAGTTTTAAACATTCTTCCTCCTTTGCTCCTCAAGGCCTTTCTGCAGgatgttccctctgcctggaatatgcTTCCCACGTCTTTTGCCTGGTTGTCTTCAGCTGTCTTTTAGATCTTGGTTAAAATAGCACATCCGTGAATCAGAGTTGATTAAATAAAGTACATGGTATGGTTCTTGTTCTCGTGGAATTTGCAagttcattttagagatgaagaactcGGTCCAGGGTCTTGGTGTCACTGAGAACTCTCTTAAAGAATGATGTACATAAATTATGGAATTAAAAACTAGACTCAGTGTTCCATTTAGGAAACTTAGATGTAAATATATAGCTAAGAtgtctcaaaaacataaatacttCATTTAAATAAGTAGTAGCTCACAGTTGACCACCATTGGAGTCCTGAATCTTAAAGAAGTTTTCAACCTCACTGGGGAGTTGCAAGACCAAGCAAGCACCAGAATGAGCAGCCAGTGATCCCTGAGTGTTATATACAAGAAGGCACCAAACCAGGAAAGGGACAGGCCTACTTTGTCCTTTGGGGAGGGATGTGGCACGTGGTAGAGGATTCTTTCCCAGGTTTCATGCTGGGATCCACTTAGGGGGTCTTTAGCCAGAGAGTTACAGAGCAGAGTGTACATTTTTGCAGCTGGGAACCTGGACATATTTGGCCTCTGCCCTTAGGCAATGACAGTGCCAGCATCTGGCTTTCCAGATAAATTCCATTCTGTCCCTGAGAACTGTCATGGAAGGAGACTGCTCAGCTTATCTCCAGTTGGACAGTGAGGCCTCTGACCCCTCAGGGTGTTCCCACCCATTTCACATATGGGCCTCACATTTCCAGAGAGTCAGGctctgataaaatattttaatgtggaaTGTGACCAGATTGAACATACACTGGATTTCACATGATTGCTCCAGTGTTTTGCAAGTCTCTCATTCATTATTCTGGACATTACCGCTTATTGTCCCATCAATGTGCCAAAGTATTAAATGAACTCAAGAAATAGGTTTGGCAACATCAGTGACACTGAGTCTAGCCATCTTTAGCAGTGACTGCTATTCTGAGAGGCTATTTTCCAAGTTCAGAATGTGGTGAAATTTCTGGTTCTTCATGAGTTTAAATCAGTTCACTGAattgagaaataagaaatcagCAGTTTTATTGATAGAGATCGATATCAAATGAACCACCTTAGTTCTTGTAGTTGCAAATTCTGCACACAGTGAAGTAATCTTTGTCATGCTtacttgaaattatttccaaaagtgtgttaataaaaatatttttctaacataGAATAGAGATCTCATAATAAAATATCTCCAAGATTTCTTGTCATAGAAAGTATATGACCttcaattataatttttctgaatttgtgTAAGCTGCACTTTggtttttaatctccattttcaTTGTGATTTCAAAATTCTTCATAAGAGCACATTtagtatttgatttttaagtttcccATGAAGAAGAGTTTGGGTTTTTGGTTCACAGAATGTCTGTTGTGGTTAAGAGCACATGACCAGAATCAGACAGGCTTGGTTTCAAATCTTAGTTCTGTCACTTACCACATGTGTGACCTGGGCCAATTGACTGACTTTTTTCGACcttattctctctcctttgtaaaatggaagTTATGTCTCTTATATGGTTATAGGTGAAGAACTCACCTGGTTAGGTAGATGCAACCACGACTCAAATCTGGGTTCTCCAACTCCAGAGTCCAAATATTAACCACTATGCTGTGTAAAGAAAATTCATCAGAGCTAAGGAAGGACTTGTCTCAGCCACAGAGGACTGTGGTGAGTGAAAATGGGATTTGCAGGTATAGGGTAGGAAAGGCTTGGGCGCATGACACCTCATAGGAGGCAGAAAGGTAACTTGAAGCACTGTCCCACTGTCCAGGATGCTGTCACCAAGAGCTAAGCTGCTGCCAGAGCCAAGTCCAGGTTCTGTGGTTTTCCCTGGCATAGCACTTTCTCCTATCTTCCAGCCAAAAGTCCCAAGTGTCCCCCTGTGGGGGAGGAAGTGCTGCCCATGAGTGGGAGTAGGGTTGAGGCCAGTCAGCTTGTCCCTGTGAGCCCCTGCAGTGGCAGCTTTGTCACCACTTCTCATCTTCAGCTTTAATGTTGTCACCTGGGCTGTGAGGCAGCCCCTCTCTTCACCTCCAGGTCTTCATGTCTAAGCATTTGAGAGACTCCGAAGCTGACCCTGGTCAGCTAATAACTGTCAAGCAGCTTTCTGAAGGTAGCTGCAAAGCTTCCTGGGAAGTGGGTCTGAAAGGCAAGCAGGCTGACAGAGCCACTTGCCTTCACACCTGTGGTGTATGTCCCTCACAGGCTGTGCaccaggggcgggggtggggagtgaaTTCAGATGCTCCCTATGGAGAAGTCCTTATGAAAAGccaaagagggacacctggggggctcagttggttaagctgctgactttggctcaggtcatgatctcacagttggtgggttcaacaCCCATGTCACATGCCATGtgatgacaactcagagtctggagtctgctcagattttgtgtctccctctctctctgcccctctcctgctctctctttctctctctgtctcaaaaataaacatttaacaaagtttttttaagaagaaaaaaaaaaaagaaagtcaaagaaacCATCCCCAAACTCTCTCTTCTAGTCTTTCCTTCACCAGACTGACAGGACTGACCCACAGGTCACTCACCACTCCCAGCTGCTGGCACAGACTGAGCTGTGAGCTGGGTAcctgtgaagacacagcaagggAGAGTCTGGGGAAGTTTGCAGGTGCTCTTGGACATCACCTTCTTTTGGTCTGGTCTTGGGGGTCTCCAAGCTCACCCCAAAGGCCACATGTTTAAAACTAGAGCCTTGCTTCCCTTTTTCAAACCAGCTCTTAGCACAAGCCCCTTCCTCACCTTCACTCCACTCCCACTTCCTTACTGTTTCCCACTTTTCTTTGTCTGGATCAGTATTTACTGTTTCCTCATTGTTGATGACTTCTCTCTCTTTATTCAGTTGCCAAATTCTAGCATTTCTGCCTTTGAAAGGTCCTTATAACTTTACCTCTCTTTTTCATGACTTTGACTGCAGTTTCCATCTGGATCTTATCTCCACATACTCAGACCACTTTAGTTGCCCTTTGTGAATCTTCTCTGCTCAAAGCTTCTCTCCTAATTTATTCTGTCCTCCACTTATATATCAGATAAATGGTCTTAGACCACCAAATTCATTATGCCACTTTttacacccacccacccactcactcaGAAGACTTTTATAGCTCTTCGTTGATCTCAGAGTAAGGCCATACTCCCTAGCAATGCAAAAATGGTCAAGTTAATACTCCTATGTGGCTTCCCCCTCCCATACCAGGACAGACATCAATAGTCAACCACAACACCCTTTCCCATTGAACTTAGACTGGGCATTCATCTGGATGGCACTCTGGATGGCATTCCAGGCATCAATGCCTCTCAGTTAAGATGTGCATAGAAGGTGATACCTGGCTGCTCTCCAGCCCATCTTGTGTTGTGTCTATCTAATCTGTCTGATCCCGGCCTCATGCCTGCCTCTTCTCTTTTGCCTTCTACCatcatgctgtctctcttctcAGTGCTCAAGCTCAACATGTACCATTAGATACTCAGCTGTGCCTTGCTGATGGTCTCTGTGTAGACCAAGTCTTACCTCCTCAGACAGATGCAATAGCCGTGAAGGGCAGTGTATGTGCCTCCCCTTCCAACTGATGAGCTACTCCATCCAGCCCAGGATACAGGCTTGGGTTTCCCTTTCAGTTTTGTCTCTTAGATGAAGGCAGGAACTTATTTGTTGAATCCTTTCCTCCACCACTCGAAAGAGCGATGATACTTCCCCTGTGAGTATGGGTGCTATTTGTAGAGTGCCTGGGCATAGAAATGGGAATCTGACTTGGCCAGGTAAACTCTGAGATGATGCTTGGTTGAGTTGAGAGATCACAGACACAATAGAATCAGACCCCAGTCTGTCCTCATTTAGGCTCCTACTATGTGACTTTAGGCAtgtgacttaacttctctgggatCAGTTGTCTATGGAGCAATGAGCAGCCCTGGGGCAGTGAGTCTGGGTGGGGCCatcccatcttcctctctcttaacCTCTGAAAGGATCCAAGTTTAGATGTCAGAGTTCAGCTCCAAAGCAACTATGTAAGCAGGGATAGGCAGAGGTCTTCTAGAACCATAGGCCTCCATCTTGGATACTAAGTGCCTCCTGTTTTCCTTCACAGCAGCCTggggcactggcagcatggagctgaAGAGAGGAAAGACCTTCATCAAATCCAGCCTGCAGATTTCCCATGAGAAACCCCCAGACCCAGCAGCCACTGCTCCAGTCAGGGAGGATGCAGGTCCCTGGTCAGTCTCACCAGGAGGGCAACAGAGGCCCTACAGTGAGAGAGCCCCACAGGTTAGTCTCAACACCCAAGGATATGACAGATGCCCCAACAAGGGAGCGAAACCAGAACCCGAGGTGGGAGCTACAGCCTTCTGTGGGGCCACCTTCAAACTGGTACGAAAGAGCAAGACTCATGACAGTGTGCCTGGGGCTGGCAGGGTGAGTGCCACCACAGGGCACCTGGTGGGCAGCGCGAGTTTCCCAGGACCCTCTAGCAGCCAGCGCATGATTGACTACCGCCACTTTGTGCCCCAGATGCCCTTCGTGCCAGCTGTGGCCAAGAGCATACCAAGGAAGAGGATCTCCCTGAAACGACCTAAGAAGTGCTTTCGGAACCTATTCCACATTCGCAGAAACAAGACTGAGAACTTGGCCTCACTGGTAACCAAGAGGGAGAGCCTGTCCTCGCCTGGAGGCCCATCAGAGGCTGGAGGGCAGACAGACACAGGCTTCTTTCCCTTTGGTGAAGGACTGGGGCCAGATGGCCTATGTCAAGACCTATCTGACAGCGAGCTCCTGCCCGACTCTTCCTTTGACCTCTGTAGGGCCCTGTGTGAGGATGTGGCCTCACTCAAGAGCTTTGACTCTCTCACAGGCTGTGGGGAGATCTTTGCAGATGAAAGTTCTGTGCCTTCCCTGGAACTGAACGAGGGCCTGGAGAGCCCAACTCAGGTATCACAGGCCCTTGAAAACAAAGTTCTTAGGGGCCCCTTCCAGGGCAGCATGGAACAGCTGGCATCACCCGCCCAAAATGAGATGTCTGACTTTGCCAAGTTCTGGGACAGTGTGAATCGCTCTGTGAGACAGCAGCATAGCACCCTACTGGGCCCATGGCTGGGGAGTCCCCAGGGGACAGATACAGACCGACCCAGGCTGGATACAGCTGGGCTTGCTGAGCTCCCCCTGTGTCCTTGCAGGGACCCCCACAGTGGCTCCAAAGCCAGCTCCATAGACACAGGTACCCCCAAGAGTGAACAGCCAGAATCTGTGTCCACAAGTGATGAAGGCTACTATGACTCCTTCTCACCTGGCCTCGAGGAGGATAAGAAGGAGGCTTCGAGCCCAGGCACACCTGCAGCTGCCTTCCCCCGGGATAGCTACAGTGGAGATGCCCTCTATGAGCTCTTCTATGACCCCAGCGAGGGCCCTGTTGGCCCAAGCCTGGATGATGACCTGTGTGTGTCTGAGAGTCTGTCAGGGCCAGCACTAGGAGCACCACTATCCATGTGCAGCTTCCATGTGGGGGCAGAGGAGAACTTGGCCCCAACACCAGGTCCAGACCTACTCAGCCAGAGCTTTTTGCAAAGCTCC
The window above is part of the Prionailurus bengalensis isolate Pbe53 chromosome C1, Fcat_Pben_1.1_paternal_pri, whole genome shotgun sequence genome. Proteins encoded here:
- the AMER3 gene encoding APC membrane recruitment protein 3; amino-acid sequence: MELKRGKTFIKSSLQISHEKPPDPAATAPVREDAGPWSVSPGGQQRPYSERAPQVSLNTQGYDRCPNKGAKPEPEVGATAFCGATFKLVRKSKTHDSVPGAGRVSATTGHLVGSASFPGPSSSQRMIDYRHFVPQMPFVPAVAKSIPRKRISLKRPKKCFRNLFHIRRNKTENLASLVTKRESLSSPGGPSEAGGQTDTGFFPFGEGLGPDGLCQDLSDSELLPDSSFDLCRALCEDVASLKSFDSLTGCGEIFADESSVPSLELNEGLESPTQVSQALENKVLRGPFQGSMEQLASPAQNEMSDFAKFWDSVNRSVRQQHSTLLGPWLGSPQGTDTDRPRLDTAGLAELPLCPCRDPHSGSKASSIDTGTPKSEQPESVSTSDEGYYDSFSPGLEEDKKEASSPGTPAAAFPRDSYSGDALYELFYDPSEGPVGPSLDDDLCVSESLSGPALGAPLSMCSFHVGAEENLAPTPGPDLLSQSFLQSSWKGKECLLKLCDTELAITMGIINWLRRSPELRTPPASAPGDTATSPRGQTEKLEAGSEQKSPGPVKLEVRGPGASDAGRTIVGSVPSRRELWAHSLTKGLLAGESKVLAGPEQVTSSLSRDPSLECVQVSGEGGTQGCYEGLFSPVGSATAATTDTCSKNKVSNLWPSSQEPRPPGNLEYFRGSWRPGPGESTLDVEPTLTGCAAQVAALQIQPDCQPPTKQPPRQDMSSGLCRQPQTRGPEILQQKQPNSFPSVAVSCGLPSLGSPLHSSQDQRCPGHVLDLSQLRVEHTRMDAQSRASVEDQPL